The following are from one region of the Gossypium hirsutum isolate 1008001.06 chromosome D03, Gossypium_hirsutum_v2.1, whole genome shotgun sequence genome:
- the LOC107929271 gene encoding short-chain dehydrogenase TIC 32, chloroplastic, protein MWIFGWKGPSGFSASSTAEEVTQGIDGSALTAIVTGASSGIGVETTRVLALRGVHVVMAVRNADASQNVKESILKEIPSAKIDVMELDLSSMASVRKFASQYQSSNLPLNLLINNAGVMASPFMLSQDKIELQFATNHLGHFLLTDLLLETMKRTARESDIEGRIVNVSSEGHRIAYSEGIRFDKINDESGYYSWYAYGQSKLANILHAKELARHLKEEGVEITANSLHPGAIISTNLMRHHGLINTVGQMLGKYFLKNIPQGAATTCYVALNPQVKGVSGEYFLDSNIGNPSAKAKDADLAKKLWDFSCTLTNPK, encoded by the exons ATGTGGATTTTTGGATGGAAGGGACCATCTGGGTTTTCTGCTTCTTCTACCGCAGAAGAAGTTACTCAAGGGATTGATGGATCTGCTCTCACTGCCATCGTTACAG GAGCATCAAGTGGTATTGGTGTAGAGACAACTCGCGTCCTCGCATTGCGCGGTGTCCACGTAGTTATGGCGGTAAGGAATGCAGATGCCAGTCAGAATGTCAAAGAATCAATACTAAAAGAAATCCCTAGTGCTAAGATTGATGTTATGGAACTGGATCTGAGCTCGATGGCATCAGTAAGGAAATTTGCATCACAATATCAATCCTCTAATCTTCCCTTGAACCTCCTAAT CAACAATGCAGGGGTCATGGCAAGTCCTTTCATGTTATCCCAAGATAAGATCGAGCTGCAGTTTGCGACCAACCATTTAG GTCATTTTCTTCTAACTGATCTTTTGTTGGAGACTATGAAAAGAACAGCACGTGAAAGCGACATAGAAGGGAGGATTGTCAATGTATCTTCGGAAGGTCACCGGATTGCATACAGCGAGGGAATTCGTTTCGATAAAATCAACGATGAATCAGG ATACTACAGTTGGTATGCTTACGGACAATCAAAGCTTGCTAACATATTACATGCCAAGGAGCTTGCACGGCATCTAAAG GAAGAAGGGGTGGAGATTACTGCAAATTCACTTCATCCTGGAGCAATTATTTCGACCAATCTTATGCGCCACCATGGTTTAATCAACA CCGTTGGTCAAATGTTGGGAAAATACTTCCTCAAAAATATTCCACAG GGAGCTGCCACTACATGCTATGTTGCATTAAATCCACAAGTCAAAGGTGTTAGCGGAGAATATTTCTTAGACAGCAACATAGGTAACCCGAGCGCTAAGGCGAAGGATGCAGATTTGGCAAAAAAGCTATGGGACTTCAGCTGCACCTTGACCAACCCCAAGTAG
- the LOC107929299 gene encoding uncharacterized protein isoform X2, with protein sequence MRGANGESRVLNNTLETIHAAANAIASAENRVPQATVQRRWSGWWSVYWCFGSNKQKKRIGPAVLVSETSASGGNVPAAENPNQASSFTLPFVAPPSSPASFLPSGPPSATQSPAGLVSLTSISASMYSPGPASIFAIGPYAHETQLVSPPVFSAFPTEPSTAPFTPPPESVHLTTPSSPEVPFAQFLGPNLQYGEQRFPLSHYEFQSYHLQPGSPVGQLISPSSGISGSGTSSPFLDGDYTTGLRFPEFQLVYPSKLLNLDKLSNREWGSYHGSGTLTPDGTTSTPRNGFLLDHQISEIVSHPRVARENQTDQVVVNHRVSFELTNQKAASCVETETATPSEAVAESLWNEAAREREENATKLLDTSVCRVGETYSGKPEKAPADREGKPQHHKNRSITLGSVKEFNFDNINGEIEENATKSVETYEGRVGETCNERPEQAPADREGKPQHHKNRSITLGSLKEFNFDNVNAEIEENATKSVETHECRVGETYNERPEKAEVSLQNEAKQRGNLRNRVGETCNVRPEKAPADKEAKPQHHKNRSITLGSAKEFNFDNLDGGDVHNKPIVSSDWWANEKVAGNDDGIPKNWSFFPMLQPGVS encoded by the exons ATGAGAGGCGCAAATGGAGAATCTAGAGTTTTGAATAATACTTTGGAGACTATACATGCTGCTGCTAACGCGATCGCTTCAGCTGAGAATCGTGTTCCACAAGCTACGGTTcag AGAAGATGGAGTGGCTGGTGGAGTGTTTATTGGTGTTTTGGATCTAACAAACAAAAAAAGCGAATTGGGCCTGCTGTTCTTGTTTCCGAAACAAGTGCTTCTGGTGGTAATGTGCCTGCTGCTGAAAATCCAAACCAAGCATCCTCCTTTACACTTCCTTTTGTTGCACCACCCTCTTCTCCTGCATCTTTCCTTCCATCTGGACCCCCCTCTGCTACACAGTCTCCAGCTGGTTTAGTGTCTCTCACATCTATTTCTGCTAGTATGTATTCTCCAGGGCCTGCTTCCATTTTTGCTATTGGCCCTTATGCTCACGAAACTCAGTTAGTTTCCCCACCTGTTTTCTCGGCTTTCCCCACTGAACCTTCAACTGCACCATTTACACCTCCTCCCGAGTCAGTTCACTTGACTACACCATCCTCGCCTGAGGTGCCATTTGCCCAGTTCCTTGGCCCCAACCTCCAGTATGGAGAGCAGCGATTCCCATTATCCCACTATGAATTTCAGTCTTATCATCTTCAACCTGGGAGCCCTGTAGGCCAATTGATCTCCCCAAGCTCAGGAATCTCCGGTTCTGGCACCTCATCTCCTTTCCTCGATGGTGATTATACTACTGGTCTACGCTTTCCCGAGTTCCAACTGGTTTACCCTTCCAAGCTCTTGAACCTTGATAAGCTTTCCAACCGTGAATGGGGATCATATCATGGTTCTGGTACTTTAACCCCAGACGGTACAACATCCACACCTCGCAATGGTTTTCTTCTGGATCATCAGATTTCTGAAATTGTGTCGCATCCACGCGTGGCTAGAGAAAACCAAACTGATCAGGTTGTGGTTAATCATAGAGTTTCATTCGAGTTAACAAATCAAAAAGCTGCTAGTTGTGTGGAAACTGAGACTGCAACACCATCCGAAGCTGTGGCAGAATCTCTATGGAATGAAGCAgcaagagagagagaagaaaacgCCACTAAGTTGTTGGATACTTCTGTATGTAGAGTTGGTGAAACATACAGCGGAAAGCCAGAGAAAGCTCCAGCAGATAGGGAAGGCAAACCACAGCACCATAAGAACCGATCCATCACTCTCGGGTCAGTTAAAGAATTCAATTTCGACAATATTAATGGAGAGATAGAAGAAAATGCTACTAAGTCAGTGGAAACTTATGAAGGTCGTGTTGGTGAAACATGCAACGAAAGGCCAGAGCAAGCTCCAGCAGATAGGGAAGGCAAACCACAGCACCATAAGAACCGATCCATCACTCTTGGCTCACTTAAAGAATTCAATTTCGACAATGTTAATGCCGAGATAGAAGAAAATGCTACCAAGTCGGTGGAAACTCATGAATGTCGTGTTGGTGAAACATACAATGAAAGACCAGAGAAAGCTGAAGTATCTCTACAGAACGAAGCAAAGCAGCGAGGAAACTTACGAAATCGTGTCGGTGAAACATGCAACGTAAGACCAGAGAAAGCTCCAGCAGATAAGGAAGCCAAACCACAGCACCACAAGAACCGATCCATCACTCTCGGATCAGCCAAAGAATTCAATTTTGACAACCTTGATGGAGGTGATGTCCATAATAAGCCCATTGTTAGTTCCGATTGGTGGGCCAACGAGAAAGTAGCCGGAAACGACGACGGCATTCCCAAGAATTGGTCCTTTTTCCCCATGCTGCAACCTGGTGTAAGTTAA
- the LOC107929270 gene encoding BTB/POZ domain-containing protein At5g41330 has translation MQCLKPGPELTTTNVVTINVGGENFQTTKQTLTQAGPNSLLSQLAETTSDRFVDRDPVYFSLLLSLLRTGALPSKVKDFDLRDLIEESRYYGLESLLTNSLTNPSQLDAFALQKSSILPLNGRDSPSAVATTPFGSLHVSHGSKITSFDWSLTRKSTILTQFPAVDSLLAISPDTAAAGATDFSGLQILDLQNGSVKQTLNWENATRSGSTVQAIGSSGEFLFTSFESSRRNSNSIMVYDLNTLNPVTEIGHNEIFGADIDSAIPATKLRWVSRFGLVMASGSHSGLSGVSGNIRFWDIRSGNVAFELKEKIDCFSDICVSDNLNAVFKVGVNSGEVFYTDFRSLSSVNDNSNPWICLGDKRKVINGKKEGFGCKIENHGNQVFCSKGGDIELWSEVVMGSAKTSNGSEDQLMKRDFKKNMMGRVKDMGGSRITNLAFGGNKMFVTRKDQQVIEIWQGSARGI, from the coding sequence ATGCAGTGTTTGAAACCAGGACCGGAGTTAACCACCACCAATGTCGTTACGATCAACGTCGGCGGCGAAAATTTTCAGACGACCAAACAGACGTTAACACAAGCGGGACCGAATTCTCTCCTTTCTCAATTGGCTGAAACGACGTCCGATCGTTTTGTTGACCGGGACCCTGTTTACTTCTCGCTCCTTCTTTCACTCCTCCGTACAGGTGCTCTTCCGTCCAAAGTCAAAGACTTTGACCTTAGGGATCTCATCGAAGAGTCGAGATACTACGGCCTTGAGTCCCTTTTGACGAACTCTTTGACCAACCCTTCTCAATTAGACGCTTTTGCCCTTCAGAAATCTTCGATTTTACCCTTGAATGGCCGCGACTCCCCTTCCGCCGTTGCCACTACGCCGTTTGGATCCCTCCATGTTTCCCACGGGAGCAAGATTACGTCTTTCGATTGGTCGTTGACGAGAAAGTCAACGATCTTAACGCAATTCCCAGCCGTGGATTCATTACTCGCGATTTCCCCTGATACCGCCGCGGCCGGTGCGACGGACTTCTCGGGGCTCCAGATCCTCGATCTACAAAACGGGTCCGTCAAACAAACTCTCAATTGGGAGAACGCGACCCGATCCGGTTCCACGGTTCAAGCCATCGGTTCATCAGGCGAGTTCTTGTTTACTAGCTTCGAATCCAGTAGGAGAAACTCTAATTCAATTATGGTTTATGATTTGAATACATTGAACCCTGTTACTGAAATAGGTCATAATGAGATTTTTGGGGCTGATATTGATTCAGCCATCCCAGCTACAAAGCTGAGATGGGTTTCAAGGTTCGGGTTAGTTATGGCTTCCGGGTCACATAGCGGGTTATCGGGCGTATCGGGTAATATTAGGTTTTGGGATATAAGATCTGGTAATGTAGCTTTCGAATTGAAGGAGAAAATCGATTGCTTTTCGGATATTTGTGTTTCAGATAATCTTAATGCGGTTTTTAAAGTCGGAGTGAATTCTGGTGAGGTTTTTTACACAGATTTTAGGAGTTTAAGCAGTGTGAATGATAATAGTAATCCATGGATTTGTCTTGGTGATAAGAGGAAAGTTATTAATGGGAAAAAAGAAGGGTTTGGGTGCAAAATCGAGAACCACGGAAATCAAGTTTTTTGTAGTAAAGGAGGGGATATCGAGTTGTGGTCGGAGGTTGTAATGGGTTCGGCCAAGACTAGTAACGGTAGTGAGGACCAGTTGATGAAAAGGGATTTTAAAAAGAATATGATGGGGAGAGTGAAGGATATGGGAGGTTCGAGGATAACGAACTTGGCATTCGGTGGGAACAAGATGTTTGTGACCCGTAAAGATCAGCAAGTTATCGAGATTTGGCAGGGTTCGGCTAGAGGGATTTGA
- the LOC107929299 gene encoding uncharacterized protein isoform X1 — MRGANGESRVLNNTLETIHAAANAIASAENRVPQATVQKRRWSGWWSVYWCFGSNKQKKRIGPAVLVSETSASGGNVPAAENPNQASSFTLPFVAPPSSPASFLPSGPPSATQSPAGLVSLTSISASMYSPGPASIFAIGPYAHETQLVSPPVFSAFPTEPSTAPFTPPPESVHLTTPSSPEVPFAQFLGPNLQYGEQRFPLSHYEFQSYHLQPGSPVGQLISPSSGISGSGTSSPFLDGDYTTGLRFPEFQLVYPSKLLNLDKLSNREWGSYHGSGTLTPDGTTSTPRNGFLLDHQISEIVSHPRVARENQTDQVVVNHRVSFELTNQKAASCVETETATPSEAVAESLWNEAAREREENATKLLDTSVCRVGETYSGKPEKAPADREGKPQHHKNRSITLGSVKEFNFDNINGEIEENATKSVETYEGRVGETCNERPEQAPADREGKPQHHKNRSITLGSLKEFNFDNVNAEIEENATKSVETHECRVGETYNERPEKAEVSLQNEAKQRGNLRNRVGETCNVRPEKAPADKEAKPQHHKNRSITLGSAKEFNFDNLDGGDVHNKPIVSSDWWANEKVAGNDDGIPKNWSFFPMLQPGVS; from the exons ATGAGAGGCGCAAATGGAGAATCTAGAGTTTTGAATAATACTTTGGAGACTATACATGCTGCTGCTAACGCGATCGCTTCAGCTGAGAATCGTGTTCCACAAGCTACGGTTcag AAGAGAAGATGGAGTGGCTGGTGGAGTGTTTATTGGTGTTTTGGATCTAACAAACAAAAAAAGCGAATTGGGCCTGCTGTTCTTGTTTCCGAAACAAGTGCTTCTGGTGGTAATGTGCCTGCTGCTGAAAATCCAAACCAAGCATCCTCCTTTACACTTCCTTTTGTTGCACCACCCTCTTCTCCTGCATCTTTCCTTCCATCTGGACCCCCCTCTGCTACACAGTCTCCAGCTGGTTTAGTGTCTCTCACATCTATTTCTGCTAGTATGTATTCTCCAGGGCCTGCTTCCATTTTTGCTATTGGCCCTTATGCTCACGAAACTCAGTTAGTTTCCCCACCTGTTTTCTCGGCTTTCCCCACTGAACCTTCAACTGCACCATTTACACCTCCTCCCGAGTCAGTTCACTTGACTACACCATCCTCGCCTGAGGTGCCATTTGCCCAGTTCCTTGGCCCCAACCTCCAGTATGGAGAGCAGCGATTCCCATTATCCCACTATGAATTTCAGTCTTATCATCTTCAACCTGGGAGCCCTGTAGGCCAATTGATCTCCCCAAGCTCAGGAATCTCCGGTTCTGGCACCTCATCTCCTTTCCTCGATGGTGATTATACTACTGGTCTACGCTTTCCCGAGTTCCAACTGGTTTACCCTTCCAAGCTCTTGAACCTTGATAAGCTTTCCAACCGTGAATGGGGATCATATCATGGTTCTGGTACTTTAACCCCAGACGGTACAACATCCACACCTCGCAATGGTTTTCTTCTGGATCATCAGATTTCTGAAATTGTGTCGCATCCACGCGTGGCTAGAGAAAACCAAACTGATCAGGTTGTGGTTAATCATAGAGTTTCATTCGAGTTAACAAATCAAAAAGCTGCTAGTTGTGTGGAAACTGAGACTGCAACACCATCCGAAGCTGTGGCAGAATCTCTATGGAATGAAGCAgcaagagagagagaagaaaacgCCACTAAGTTGTTGGATACTTCTGTATGTAGAGTTGGTGAAACATACAGCGGAAAGCCAGAGAAAGCTCCAGCAGATAGGGAAGGCAAACCACAGCACCATAAGAACCGATCCATCACTCTCGGGTCAGTTAAAGAATTCAATTTCGACAATATTAATGGAGAGATAGAAGAAAATGCTACTAAGTCAGTGGAAACTTATGAAGGTCGTGTTGGTGAAACATGCAACGAAAGGCCAGAGCAAGCTCCAGCAGATAGGGAAGGCAAACCACAGCACCATAAGAACCGATCCATCACTCTTGGCTCACTTAAAGAATTCAATTTCGACAATGTTAATGCCGAGATAGAAGAAAATGCTACCAAGTCGGTGGAAACTCATGAATGTCGTGTTGGTGAAACATACAATGAAAGACCAGAGAAAGCTGAAGTATCTCTACAGAACGAAGCAAAGCAGCGAGGAAACTTACGAAATCGTGTCGGTGAAACATGCAACGTAAGACCAGAGAAAGCTCCAGCAGATAAGGAAGCCAAACCACAGCACCACAAGAACCGATCCATCACTCTCGGATCAGCCAAAGAATTCAATTTTGACAACCTTGATGGAGGTGATGTCCATAATAAGCCCATTGTTAGTTCCGATTGGTGGGCCAACGAGAAAGTAGCCGGAAACGACGACGGCATTCCCAAGAATTGGTCCTTTTTCCCCATGCTGCAACCTGGTGTAAGTTAA